In Candidatus Cloacimonadota bacterium, the genomic window AAACTACCTCAAAAAGTAATGAATATGGTAGCCGAAGAAAGCCTGAGTGCTGGTCATGCCCGGGCAGTTTTGATGGTGGAACCGGAGTTTCAACTCAAATTTGCCGAGTTCATTGTAAAATATGCTCTTACGGTAAGGCAAGCGGAAACTAAGGCTAAAAGCTTTGTTCAGAATATATTAAATAAAGATATAGTTGAGGGAAAAACCTCACTCACGCGAAGTTTGGAACAAGAGCTGAGTTCACTGTTTCAACTTAAAGTAAAGGTTTCGGAAAACAAAGGCAGAGGAAAGGTAACCTTTGAATATAGAAACCTCGAAGAGCTGGAAAAATTCAAGCATATACTTAACAAACTGAGGTAAAAACGCATAATGTGATAGTAACCGGTGGCGCCGGTTTTATTGGAGCAAACTATATTCATCAGCTTTTTGCAGATCCTGATTTCAACGGAAAAGTACTGAATATCGACGTCTTAACCTATGCGGGCAATTTGGAATCCTTGAGCGATTTAGAAGCCAAATTTGGTGGTTGCCGCTATTTCTTTGAACAAGCGGATATCTGTGACGCCAATCGTATTAACAAAATTTTTACAGACTTTTGTCCAGATACCATCGTTAATTTTGCTGCTGAATCTCATGTAGATCGCTCTATAGATGGACCCTTGCAGTTTGTTCAAACAAACGTTATGGGCACAGCAACGCTTTTATAAGCAGCTCTAAATCTATATAAAATCATGTCGGACAAACAAAAAGAGGGCTTTCGCTTTCACCATGTATCTACAGATGAAGTGTACGGTTCGCTTGGTGAAACGGGTAGGTTTATCGAAGAAACACCATACGATCCCTCCTCGCCATATTCCGCTTCCAAAGCTGCCAGTGACCATTTGCTGCGGGCTTGGCACCGAACATTTGGCTTGCCAGTTACAATCTCGAATTGTTCAAACAACTACGGGGCCTATCAGTTTCCCGAAAAACTCATTCCCTTAATGATCCTAAACTGTTTGGGACACAAACCGCTTCCGCTATATGGTAAGGGCTTGAATGTACGCGATTGGCTGTATGTGAGCGATCATTGTGAAGCCATCAATACCATCATCCGCAAGGGGAAAATAGGTGAGACCTACAATATTGGGGGACATAATGAAATGAAGAACATCGATATCGTCACCATTATCTGC contains:
- a CDS encoding chromosome partitioning protein ParB, translating into KLPQKVMNMVAEESLSAGHARAVLMVEPEFQLKFAEFIVKYALTVRQAETKAKSFVQNILNKDIVEGKTSLTRSLEQELSSLFQLKVKVSENKGRGKVTFEYRNLEELEKFKHILNKLR